The region CAATAATAATTGCACTTTGGCGGCCTTCTCCCGCTGATGGTATTCGAATGGATTCGAAAGATGCATTAGAATTAACTGGATCAAGACGTGTAAACTTGAGCCATCCGTTATGATAGATAGACTCCGCTGATTCTGCCAGAGCCCAAATACAATTGTTTTCGTCGTAGTATAACCGGAATTCTTTATCAGTACATGGGGAAAAAGTCCTAGAAGTGAATGAACCGCCCGCCCGTGTACACAAATACCGTAAAGCGCCTTTTGCTTCTCTGTTTTGAAGGTTTCGGTTTAAGTGCTTCAGTAGTGACGTTAATTCATTGTCGTCGGGATGGATACTAAAATTCCCCTCATTCGTTAAATCAACAATGCCTTCACATATTCCCTGACTATCTTTTAAGTACCATCGATTATCGATAGTGGACTTTGTTAGCTTTTTTTTCTTATAAATTATAGCTGTTTTTGTTTCTAAATCGGCATATACATCATTGTCGGTTAGTGTTCGTTTATTTTCTCCGATATGAGTATATAAGTATGGTTTTTGATCAGAGCATATTCCTATGATTTCACGAGTCGCTTCATCCTTAATATACCAATAGCCATCATTGTCTCGCTCAAACTGCTTACATTGATAAATCACTTTGTCATTTTTTCTGTAAACCTCTTTATCTTTTAATATACCAAGCGTCGTATTTTTTCGGTCAGGTACTGTTACTGTTACGTGAAATCCCCGGCCTATAGGGGTGTTATCCCAATACCAATTGGTTTTCTCATTAAGAGCAAAAAGCAAATACCCGTCTTTCTGAACTTTGTAGGTATATGATACCCCACATACTTCCCAGCCCAGATATGGAAAATTTGCCTCGCTAATCTTATAATCAGGCTCTACTGCGCAGACCATTAAGGCACAGTGAGGTTTATCCTTAAATATATTGTACTGATTGTCACTGTAAACAGGTAATCCGGCGGGGGTTCTTTCGCGAGCGAGAAAGCCAACTTTGATTTGGCCAGTGGCAGTGACTTGGACTTCATCTCCACAATGTACCCGAACATTTGGGGCTTTTTCTCCGTGGGGATCTGTACCAAAATAATCGAATTCGACTTTTCGCTGAGCTAAAGCAGAATAAGAGAAAGAGAGTATCAGGCTGATCGAATAGAAAAAGAGAAACGGTTTCATGCGGCTCATGGGATATATGGTAACGGTGACTTCAGCATTGACAGCCAGGATCTAGCGAGCGGGGCAATTAACTTTATAGCTCCAGACCGTTTGCCCTGTTACCCGTACGGTCACATAACGCTTGCCATACGACAGCTTCTTCGACAGGTTATTCAGGCTTTGGCTATCTTTTATTGTACTGCCATAGTAGCTGAATATAGGCTTACTATCTTTCTTGACGTCTTTGGCCGGGCTGTCGAAAATTTCGATTTTGTCGGGCCAGGCATCCGTGTAATAATCGAACAGGAAAGCCCCTTTTTCGGTAGTCATATCGTATTCGGTCGTGACAACAGACGCGCCCTGTGCATTCTGATAACTCATCCCATTCCGTTCATCGCTGCAATGCGCCTTTTCGAGGGGGTATGGTTTTTTATCTATTTGAGATAGTGCATCTTCATCCCATACGGGCTTTTCCTTTTTCACGAAAAAGTAATAAGCGATTCCGCCCGCAATCAGGAACAGCAATAACAGCAATAGCAAACCCATACAGCCTAACCCTTTTTTAACGGGTGCCATCGGATCGGGGAGCACAACCGGAATCGGATAGTCGGTCTGGTTACGAGTAAACGTATGGGTTTTTACCAATGGGGTATTTGGTGCCTGTGCATCGTAACACTGAACAGCTTCGCCATAAAATACATCCTGACGAACCAGATGGCCTGTTGCGTCCGATGTTGCCAACACAGACAAGCCCTGATAATTGAGCTGGACTTTGTGATTGGGCACCGGTGTCCCGCGCTGGTTAATGACCTGGAACGTGATGGAAAACGGCAGTCGGGTTAGCCAGATTAAATACGGCTGAGCAGGATCGCGTTCATCAATATAGACCGGCTGGCGGTTAGTTATCTCACCGTTGGCATCCGTTTGCCAGACCGTGAGTTCACTGAGGTAGGGAATATGTGATAGTTGGGCTGTTCCATATCCATCTGTAACTATGCTGAGCTGGCGATTTTCAACGGATATGAACAAGGGTTCGTGGGCTGATGGCAGATTACTGCCCGTATATTTTCCTTCCAACGTTAGGGCAGTGGTGCCAAACTTGACACCAGGTATTTCCCGGATAATACCTCGCGGAGCCTTATCGTCGTCATAGGTAAACCCCCAATTGGTCAGAACAAACTGAGGATTATCTATCGAACCAAATACCAGGATAAATTCGTCAGAAGGTACTTCCAGCAAACTCTCAACACTCTTACGCAAATGCAGATACTGTGTACGGTCGTACTCGCCAGTATTCTTTCGGGCATAGCGGATGATGTCGCGAAAAAGATGGCTGATTTGTTCATCGAGGTGTGGTATTAGCCGTTGTCGTTCGTCGGGTGTAAATGACGACAAAGGGCTATGACCTCCGGCAACATCTGAGTACCAGCTAATCTGATCGCGTTTTACCCCCCCAATCATCGGTTCCGCAAAAATGCGTTGTTGGTTATCCAGAAATAGCCCACGTACCTGCTCGTACCGTTTAATATTTTCGCCAACGTTGACGAATACCGGGCGTAGTTTTGTGAGTGGAGTGGTTAGAATCGAGCGTTTCATACACAGACTATGTAAGCGTGGGGTCTATCAGATTTCGACTATGTTCACTAGAGTACGTTCACCTTCTTGCCTGATCGTGCTGGTTATGGCAAATCGGTCATTTCCATGGATTGTCAGTATGGTAAAGGGTATATCAACGTCGGTGGAGGTACGCCGTTTGTAGCACAAAACTTCAATTCGGTAAGCTCCAGGATACACCTGTTCCCAGTAAATATTTTCCTGTGGTTGATCGGTCAGGTTGTCGTCTTTGGCATTGGCATCGATATCCAGCACACCCTTACACCCGAAACAGTCCGCTTCTCTATTCTGGTAATAAATAATATTATCGGCGGGGTCCGTAACGATCAGGTCAAGGTCGTCGATTGTTTCCCAGCGTAGATTGATGTTGAAGGCTCCCCGTTTACCTTGCAGGCCGCTGGAATCCAACTCAATTGTGTGTTCGGTCGTCTTAACGGGAATCTCTATACGTTCGTCCGCGTAACCAGTGTGCGTTACATACACCACAACAGATTCTTCCTCACGAATGGGTACCGCCGGGAAGGTAACCAATCCCTCGGATGAACTTTGACGACGCTGCTCTGTCACACTGGTTGTGACACGGACATCTGCCTTCGACAGCGGGCGTTGCGTCTTTTTATCAATAATTCTAAATTGTATGGTCTGCTCCCAGATCGACGGTTGCAGGGATAGTACTGTAATCAGAGGAACAAATCCGGTGTCGATCAGGTCAGCAATGGTCCGGTCGAGTGTAATGGCTGTTGTCGCCCGACGGTATTCATCAGCGGATGCCTCAATCAGAAAATGGGGAAAATCGAAAGGAAAGATGTCCTGAAAACTCACATTCCCTTCCGCATTCGTTTGTAGTGATCGAGTTTGGTTTTCGTACTGCAAGGTGACACGAACATTCGCCAGAGGAACCCGAGTCAGACCATCGACCAGTTTTACATTGACCATTAGCCGAGGTGGAGGTAGCCGCTGCGTTAACTTTCGGATAAGGCCTCGTGGCGGATTAAAATCACGACGCAGAAATCCCCAGCCCACCAATACCGGACGCTTACCTACCAAAAAAATATTTGCGTAATCCGGAATCTCCAGACAGGAATCGAGCATCCGGCCCAGGTCTTCATTATCCTGATAATTTTTGATCAACTCATAAGCTGCATCGACATAGTATCGCAGGAGAGCCTTCGTTCGCTCTTGACGTTCGGGTGATAAGTCGGCATACGGAATGACTTCGCCAGATAGTTCCGTTTGCCACCGGATTTGTTCCTCAGTGGCCAGAGGTTCGGCAAACAGCACATAGCAGTTATAAGGAGTCAGTAGCGTTTTGAGCATCTGAAACCGCCGGGCCGTTTCGCCAAATCCAGTGCCAAAAACGGGCCGCAGACCTGCCAAGGTAGTACTTGCCAGCACTTGTCGGTTGGTGGGCGTTATCATAGGATCAGAAGACAGGAAGCTGCCGTTTTAGTCGCTGTATTTCTCTCCGCAGACTATCCGTCATGGTTGCACAGGCATCTCGAGGCAACTGACGGCTAGCCATCAACGCTTTATCCAGTTGAATCATCGGCCCAACCGGGTGAACGTTATTGACAAATGGAATACCTGTCTGTACCAGAACCTCCCGAATCTGAGTCGGCGACAAGTCGGGTCGGATGGATTTAATGAGCGCTACTCCACCCGCTACGATAGGGGTAGCCATGCTGGTTCCATCCAGAAAATCGTATCCTCCACCTGCCACGGCATTGTAGATCTGTTCGCCGGGGGCGGTCAGGGTTGTTGCCGATCCATAGTTGCTGAACGTGGCCAGTCGAATCTGACCGTTTGCGCCCGGCAAGGCAGCTGCCGAGACATTGATGGTGTACGGTGTCGTATTCATGGGGTCGAATTTGGCGGGTAACCCATCGTTCCCGGCCGCTTTAACGACCACAATTCCATTGCGAGTTGCTTCACCAAACAACTGGTTCCAAAGCCTTTGTTCCGATTGATAGCCGCGTGTCTGTTGGTAGGCTCTGGCCCAGGACTCCTGCTCGGATTCGGGCATCGTTTTGAGTCGGGCGACAACGGGAGGGGGTAGGGCTGAGCCTAATGACAGGCTAATGATCTGTGCTCCGTGTTGAATCGCATACTGAATACCGAAAACCAGCGCCAGCGAACGAATTCCGCCTACGTCACTTACCTGAATAGACATAACCCGGCAACCTGGTGCGATACCTGACGATCCTTCACCATTATTAGCAAACCCGGCCACAGTACCGGCTACGTGGGTACCATGAAGCCCACCTGTTACACTCTTCGTATTAACCTCATTGTTGCCCGCTGGTACGTTGCGTGGCTGAACGAGTTGACCAGTTAATTCTGGATGATGAGTATCGAATCCATCATCCAGAACGGCAACGATCACTTCCGGCAAGCCGCGTGTAATATTCCAGGCATCAAACGCCCGAATAGCACTAAAATACCAGCCCTTTTTATGATCGATAAGAGCCGGATCGTTGGGTACAGCGCTTGCCTGGAACAGGTGTTCGTCGAAGACAACATAGACCTCTGGCATTTTTTCCAGCCGTTGCCGCCAGACTTCGCGTTGGTTAGCCGGAAATTCGACCTGAATAGCCTTATAAATTGTATCGAATGCCACAACGTGAACCTCATCGGTAGGGTAGTCTTTTTTTAGCTTATCGGCAAATTTGACCAGATCAGCCTCTTTTTTCAGGAAGACGTTCAGGCGGTTGCCGACTACGGGTCGCTTGAGCGAATCGGTTGGGTCATTGATAATTTGCGTAGTGTCGACCGGAGGGAGCTGTCCGGCTCCCCGGTCGGGTAGATTAGGGCTAATGGAGCGACCTGTTTCCGGACTGCCAGGATGACCAGGTAACCACGATGGCCAGGCGGTTGGCCAAAACCAGTACAGCAAAGCGAATAGCAATAATAAACCGAGTAATCCGGCCAGCAAGCAACCACAGCCGCCAGGACCGGTTGGTCCGACAGGGCCCGCCGGACCAACCGGTGCGCTTGTCCAACCCCAGCGAGGCCACCAACTGAACCAGCTCCACCATGACCGACGTATTGCAGTATCCGTGTTAGTGGTTACCTCATTGTTAAGAGCGTTGACCGGTACTGTAGGCGGATTGGGATTTGCCGGATTCGGCGTTGTTGAAACTGGTAATTGGTGTTTGAGGTACTGGCTAACCCGAAAACGTTCCTGACGACTCCGATCCGAATCGAAGCCCCAAAGCACCAGTACGATGCTATCACCATTGGTGAGCACGCATTCTGGACCCGGTACTTCGATGGCCAATCGCAGCAGGGTTCCCATTTGCTGGGTTTCGGTTTGCGGAGATTGCTCGAGTTCATGGGCCAGTTCGCGGGCGGCTGTCAGTTGGGTATCGAGTAATTGACTGACCCGGAGTCGTTCTGCAGCGGGCAGATCGGGCAGCGGAGTACCCTGTCGAAAGGCTTCTGAAAACCAGCGTGCTTCTGTCCGAACCAGATCGGCGGGAGCGGGAATAAATGGCTCAGCCAACAAGTCAGCACTAGCGGCTCCCAACCGATTACGCAATAGATCGCGCAGTTGGGCATACCGACTATGGACAGGCTGAGCCAGCCACATGACCGGTCGGTAAGCCGTGAGGTATGTACTGAAAATGGGATAGCGAGCAGGCATGGTGACTCGTGTGGGTAGTTTAACACTGGTAATTGAGTTCCCGAATGATCGTTTCGAGCAACCCATTGATACGGGCGCGTTCAGGATCGGTTAGATTCGCTTCGCGCAGTACATTATATTCGAACGACTGGTAAAATCCACTGAACCACTGACTGTAAAGGGATGATGCTGGATCTTCGACATCAGTCTGTAGTTGATGCTTACCAGGAACAGTCTGAACGACCTGACTAAATACAGGAGCGACCTCACCCGTAGGCAGCTGGTAAATGGCGTTGTTTTTGAATTTATCAGTCTCCGGAACCTCTCCCCATCCCATAGTATTGACAAAGGTGTTGATGGTTGCCCGGCCTATGCTCAACACGACTTCCAGATTCTGAGAATGCTGTAGGTAGGGACTTACCAGGTTCGTAAGCTGTTTTTTTAGCTGTTCGCGTTCCATACTGCGTACCATTTCCTCAACCAGAATATCCGTTTCTTCGACAGCCAGACCAAAATCCATTCGGAAACTGCCATCATTTCGAAAATCTTTCAGACGAATCACCCACTGTCCGAGCAGACTTTCGGCGTATTTGCCAGCCAGCGTTGGTCGTTCAGGCGCTGGAGCGGGCGGGGGGCTAGCGGCTGAAATCGGCCGATTCCAGGGCATGAGATTCTTTTTTAGTGTATCGATGGTTTCCTGTTGCCGGGTGGCCGAATCGACTGGCGTGGTTGTTTCATGCCCATTGGCCTGATTGTTGTCTTTCAGGAACTGCTCAGGGTGATTTATGAGTTGTCGGGCCATTTCCCGATCCCAGAGTAATTTGCCATATTGCTCGGCCAGTGTGAACCGAGCCAGCAACTGCCCAAACTTCTTGTCTGCAATGAGTCGTAGCATTGGGTCTGTAACCTGGTCACGACGTTTGCGGCTACGTTCTAGTTTTTCCTCGACCGAGCCGCCTTCGTAATGTTCACAAAGTGCTTTCCCGATTTCTTTTCGTACAAGCTGCAACGCTTCGGCAAGCTGCTCCTGTTTGATTCGTGGATGACTGGCCGGTAAGAGGTGCCGCAGCAGGTAACTTACTCCATTATTGCCCGGAGACATTGCTTCACGCCAGGCAACCATTGGCTCGATAAAATGCTGCTTTACAATACTGCTTCCAACGAATGAGGCTTCCAGGTCCTCAAAAACAGACTGATATCGATCGCTGTACTGCTCCAGATTTGTTTCGACGACATAGGCAGGTTCGCCGTATCGGGGATCCCGAACAAAAAAGGAGTTTTTAAATCCAGCGCCTTTTCCGGTCCATTCTTCAATGCAATAGTCGGTGGTTACTTTCTTGAACTC is a window of Spirosoma linguale DSM 74 DNA encoding:
- a CDS encoding peptidase S8 and S53 subtilisin kexin sedolisin (PFAM: peptidase S8 and S53 subtilisin kexin sedolisin~KEGG: gme:Gmet_0751 peptidase S8 and S53, subtilisin, kexin, sedolisin) — its product is MPARYPIFSTYLTAYRPVMWLAQPVHSRYAQLRDLLRNRLGAASADLLAEPFIPAPADLVRTEARWFSEAFRQGTPLPDLPAAERLRVSQLLDTQLTAARELAHELEQSPQTETQQMGTLLRLAIEVPGPECVLTNGDSIVLVLWGFDSDRSRQERFRVSQYLKHQLPVSTTPNPANPNPPTVPVNALNNEVTTNTDTAIRRSWWSWFSWWPRWGWTSAPVGPAGPVGPTGPGGCGCLLAGLLGLLLLFALLYWFWPTAWPSWLPGHPGSPETGRSISPNLPDRGAGQLPPVDTTQIINDPTDSLKRPVVGNRLNVFLKKEADLVKFADKLKKDYPTDEVHVVAFDTIYKAIQVEFPANQREVWRQRLEKMPEVYVVFDEHLFQASAVPNDPALIDHKKGWYFSAIRAFDAWNITRGLPEVIVAVLDDGFDTHHPELTGQLVQPRNVPAGNNEVNTKSVTGGLHGTHVAGTVAGFANNGEGSSGIAPGCRVMSIQVSDVGGIRSLALVFGIQYAIQHGAQIISLSLGSALPPPVVARLKTMPESEQESWARAYQQTRGYQSEQRLWNQLFGEATRNGIVVVKAAGNDGLPAKFDPMNTTPYTINVSAAALPGANGQIRLATFSNYGSATTLTAPGEQIYNAVAGGGYDFLDGTSMATPIVAGGVALIKSIRPDLSPTQIREVLVQTGIPFVNNVHPVGPMIQLDKALMASRQLPRDACATMTDSLRREIQRLKRQLPVF
- a CDS encoding hypothetical protein (KEGG: rsq:Rsph17025_4051 hypothetical protein), whose amino-acid sequence is MITPTNRQVLASTTLAGLRPVFGTGFGETARRFQMLKTLLTPYNCYVLFAEPLATEEQIRWQTELSGEVIPYADLSPERQERTKALLRYYVDAAYELIKNYQDNEDLGRMLDSCLEIPDYANIFLVGKRPVLVGWGFLRRDFNPPRGLIRKLTQRLPPPRLMVNVKLVDGLTRVPLANVRVTLQYENQTRSLQTNAEGNVSFQDIFPFDFPHFLIEASADEYRRATTAITLDRTIADLIDTGFVPLITVLSLQPSIWEQTIQFRIIDKKTQRPLSKADVRVTTSVTEQRRQSSSEGLVTFPAVPIREEESVVVYVTHTGYADERIEIPVKTTEHTIELDSSGLQGKRGAFNINLRWETIDDLDLIVTDPADNIIYYQNREADCFGCKGVLDIDANAKDDNLTDQPQENIYWEQVYPGAYRIEVLCYKRRTSTDVDIPFTILTIHGNDRFAITSTIRQEGERTLVNIVEI